DNA from Drosophila suzukii chromosome 2R, CBGP_Dsuzu_IsoJpt1.0, whole genome shotgun sequence:
CATGCGATGACCTGTTAGTTAATGAATGTATTCTCTCGTTTCGCTATAATGTTGTCTAAACAACTTGTACTTACTGATCCAAGTACGATAATAATGGTTACTCGGCACAGGGACAGCTGAACGCCAGCGGAATGGGTCGCTTCCACATCTTGTTCCTGTTCTTCATCGCCATAATGTTTGCCATTAGTTTGGTGAGTTTGTTTGGCTACCACATCTACCTGGTGCTAATGAATCGCACGACACTAGGTGAGTCATTGAGGTCTGACATTGCAATTACGGCCCGACTATAGCCTCCGCTATTCATCTTCCATTTAGAGTCATTTAGGGCTCCCATCTTCAGAGTTGGCGGCCCGGATAAGAATGGCTATAACTTGGGCCGCTATGCCAATTTCTGCGAGGTATTCGGTGATGACTGGCAGTACTGGCTCCTGCCCGTCTTCTCTAGGTATGTCCCCGGCCTTTTACCACACCATCTTGATCTTTGGCATTCTCACACTCCCATTCTTACTAATCCGTGCTGCACTAGAAGCTCTCTCACTCTttagttgttgtttttgtgcgctttgtttttatttgatttgatttattttatgattTTGGTTTTTATGTTGAATATGGCAAATTAAAGGCATGCTTCAAAGCCAATGCTTCGTAGTTGAAACCTTCTTTAATTCTTGATGTGTGTTCTGTGTGCTAAGTTAATACAAAACGAAAAGAACTGCCCGAAATCACTAattttaaatagtttaaaaGCAATTCTTAACACTTATTATTTATGTAagtcaaaaaataattgtatgtcCAAAACTGAGAGCGAAAAGCAATGAACCAATATTGTCGATCTCCTTTTGTAATTTAGTTGTAAGCATAATCAAAATTACCACTTGATTTCACTTGCGTTTGTTGTTTCTGtttgtaaataaaaagagAAGCCCCATGCCAGCGAGCTTTAGAGATAGAAACTTAGATCTAACCAAAAACCAGCTTAGTGTTCAATTGTCTGCGGGATTAGGTGACTAACTTTAAATGCCAAAGTTCTAGCAGAACCCGTGGAATTCCATCAGCTTACCTAAAACCAAAACACTTGCCACACACGAGCAATCGAAACAATTCAACTTCCATATTCGTAACCACACATTTGTGCAAAATTATATAACAAACAAACTGCaatcaacaacaacagctaCAACTACAACAAGCTAAactgtaaaaaaaaacaacaatcAACTCGAAAACTtaacaaacaaacaatacTTATGTTTAAAACTCTCTGTTTAACGCAATACCCCAACCTTCTGCTTATTCACAATCACGGAACTAGTCGCGGTGGTGGCTACAGCTATCCGACCTCCAGCGACCAGAGTCGAGTGTCCACCGCCTCGCCCGCCCAGCGGTACGATGCCATGGGGGATACGGCCACCAGCAGGTTAGATGGCAACCCAACAGATAAGTTGATTGGCGCTAGTCCCCTCGACACCACTAACCATCACCACAACCCATCGCCTCATCAAGTAAGAAGCACCAGCGCCCAGCCCAGCCAGCAATTGCAGTTGCAGGTGCCGCCACCTCCACAATTCCGGGACGAGCTGGACGAGCGGCCGGATCAACTGGCAAACGGCCAGTTATCAAACTGCAGCACGGCAGCAGTGAGGTCTAGTCAGGCCGCGGAGGGAGCAGCCAATGGGGCGGCCGTATACATCGACATGATCGGGGACCATCCGTTGGCCGGCACTGATCTCGCCAAGGATTCCCCACGCCCGCCGAACGGCGATCTGCCAGTTTGAATTTCTCCCACTTACCATGTTTGTGTAGAATGTATTATGTGTTTGTACTATATATAGCCGGGTAAACTGCCAGATCTGTCAGCTTTGCAGTTTGTAGTAAGCCAATAAGTTACCTCTATGCAATTCATGAACGGTTTAGTGTAGGCTATTTACATGTTTAAATGGCTGGGACCACAATTCATATCCACCACATAGTTACATTCGACTAAGCTAACATTAAGCAATATGTAATTGGTTATACACAAGCATTTATCGCCGTTTTAATCGATCGAATTTTGTAATGGAAATTAGAAGAATCGAATATGAGGAATCCTGGTAGTTAAGACGGTTGTACCGTTCAGAGATTTGTACCTTGCTGTAACACACATTCATGGAACCAATCATCCTTGTTGATACCAACCGATCTTCAAGACTTAATAATGATAAGCAACGAGATTTCCCTTCACACGATTATCACACACAAAATTCTGGCATTTCTCAATGCTTTTAATTTATGTAGTTAGTTAGTTACTGTTTGCAAGTtgatttttatactttttattcttttttacACCAATTATACCTAAATACATATCTTATTAAATGTCTACTACGAGTGACGAACTTAAGATGgagttaaaaatatatttataacaGCAACAAAGGTTCGTTTTTAATTTGCCGAAGAAAATATAGCCAACAGACTTGCTTCCGTTGCACAGCACCGAATCATCAATCAACCTATCAAATACAAAATAGCGCACTCATAACTAATCATTTTCCTATTATGATCTATGATCCTTAACATTATATAAGTTCTACATATCCTGATCGAATATAACGCACCACACATCCTTTAGCTTTGGCGATGGCAAAACATTCCCCATCCGACATATGGAGGAGGACACTGAATCTTTGCTCGGATACCACAGCGACACGCGCATCGAGCTGGAGGAGGACTTTCTGCCAGAGCCGCGGTTCCAGGACTCGATTCCATAGCTAATCATGACCAGCGACAATGTGGCGACATATTACATTTAGAGATTCAGCTGAAAGGGCTATTTCGACGGCTTGAGACTCTCCTTTCGACTTTCATTTCCAGTGTGTAAATAACAGAAAGACAGTCCATCCTATAGGGACAACTAGGTCATTATGTTTAAGCTATCAAAGAGTGGATGGACAATTGTAATGTACTTGTATGTAGGTAAAATAGCAGAGATTGGTGGGGAGATCGAAATCTAAATTCTTGCTTTGACATTCGCGttggaaattttaaaatgtattaattTAGTGTGTAAGTATAAAGTTATTATAGAACGTTTCGAACAAAAGTTGATGTCTATATCGGAATACAGCTAGTTATGCAACAACAAAGTACAGAATATAggttaaatgtagttaaacgCCTAGTGGGaaaacaataaaatcaaaacGAAACTTTAAGCAACACATATGGATctgtatatttacaaaaataaaattccaaCTATTCCATTCAATCGAACCTACTCAAATCATCATTTGCACTCGATTGCTTTGTTCCAGAAACGGTTGTGGAGGAAACTACTTCAAAGTCGTCTTCTACGGGGGTGATTTTCCCAGAACTCGCGGAGGGATCGCCGAAAGGATTGGCCGTCAGTCGAGTCACTTTGGGCAATGGTTCCGGCGGAGCAGGCTCATCAGCGACTGGTGCTTCTGGAGTGTCCTCCATTGGTTTCCTTTTCTTCTGCTTTTTGCTAACTAATGCATCTCTGCGCACAGAAATGCCAGTATCCTCGCTCTTGGGCAACAGATCACTTAGATCAGTCTCCACATCGGCCACTTCCGGTTTCAGTTTTTCCTGCAGAGCTGCCAAAGCAATCAGCAAGGCTTCCTCCGTTCGAATGGTTCGGGATCCTTGCCGGGGCAGAACATTCACGTAGTGGTCGAACAGCAGCTCAGGATCATCTACAGTCAGCTTCTCGTCGTTGGCCAGCGCAGATTCCAGGCCCTGCAGTCCTCCAAATACGATAAGCATGTGCTTGAAGCTATAGGATTGGCTAGGCACATCATGGACGTTGGTTCCGCGATCCGAAGTTCCCAGCGTCACATCGTAGCCGGAATCGTAGGGTGATTTTGTAAAAATCTCCGACAGTGAGTGGGCGATGCGCACCTGGTAGCCCCAATAGACGCCAGTTTCCCGACGCGGCTCATCAGGGCTGACGAGGGTTCCGCGCTGTTTTCTGCTAGACTCTTGAGGTAAAAAGTATACATTAGTTAAGGATTTAGAGCAATTCTTATTTAGATTTAGAGCCTACCATTTTGGGGTTCCATTTTCACAGTCACCCTGACGCCGGGCTCAATGGCCTTGTCCACCATAACGTCGTTGAGCAGTCCCACATTCGCGTAGCTGTGTCCCTCCTTAGCCTTCTTGTCACATATGACGCCCTCGCGATACCGGAACTTGCTCTGCATCCGGAGATGGTGCGGTGTATCTAGAGGATTCAGCAGCCCGGAGTACTTGAGGTCCTTGTGCAGCGGAAAGAAGTACTTGCGCAAATACTGCGGGCACTCCAGGTACTGCAGGATGCGGGCCAGTTGCAGGGAGCTGCTGCGCACGGTACCAGTGCCAGTGCCCTCCGCATCCGGTTCGTAGCTGCGCTTCGTCTCGCGGGCAGTGGCTATGCCCACGTCGTCGAAGACGATCACCTCGTTAACCCGAAAAATGCAGGCGGCCCGGGCTATTTGACCGGCCACATAGGCCCGCAACTCGGCGGATTGGGCATTCTCGAGAATGGAGCCTGGCACAGCTATGCTCAGGGTGGAGGGATTGGGCTTGTCCTTCGTCTGGGCTCCATTGGCGGCCTGCTCCGCTTGGGACTCCGCCTCCTGTGCCTGCTGCAGCTCCTTGAGCAGCTTGTCCTGCTTGCGCTGGCGCTTCAGCGCCTTTCGCTCCTCGTTCACCTTCTTCCAGGACTTGTGCGGCTCCGTGGGCCTGCCATTGCTGGCTGCGGGGGCGGCGGGCATGGTTTtaattaagaattatcaaagttAAAACGCTGAAAACAAACCACACACGTGCAAGACAACAATGTTCTGGTATGTTGGTATTTATCGGTGGACGGTATTTTTTTAGGAAAAGTGCGATAGGCAACAGTACTCTCTCGAATTAGCGAACATATGTGGTTCGGTAGtcaaattttgttttatgcGAAACATAAACAAATAGTTAAAACTACAAAGCAAAGCTCTTAAAGTTCTTCACTTAAACTATACATTCGGTTATATTGACATTACTAATTAGTTAATGCAtcaattaataaattactATGTCTAATTTTGTATTGGTAGCagcaatttaataatattaataaaatagtttattaagaaaacaataaatacatatgATTGATTAAATGCGCTTCAGAACTGAAAAAGACTAAGTTGCActtaaaacacaaaatattttagctTCCTTATCTACACAAAAACTTGTTGTATGTTTTAAGTTATAATAACATATAGTACAAAATTAGATTATCTTAAAAACCAAATTTTAAACTTAGATGTCAGTTACATTTCTGTGAGCAACCGTTGCCACCCTCTGCAAAACTGACGTCACAATTGCCAgcttttggtatttttctaCAGTATTTTTTCACCCACACGCCAGAGAGCTTCTCCGTGAGAGAACTTTCGTTGAGAGCGAGCTTTTCGGGAGCAGCGAGTCTATTTAAGCAACCCGCAATCCAAaactttttgtaattttttgcCTGACTCGGAATCGGAATATAGAGGCTTCTGCTTGCGATATATTTCACCGTTCGCACTTGTTTACGTTTgccattaaaaatatttaaaaaaaatctaccAAGTAACAGCGGTTGAATCGCCGGTGGGAAAGATATAGAACGTGTGCCGTTGTGCGTCGGTGGATCGGTGAATTATGTGcgtttaaaaattgaaaaagtaATTGCAGCGAAGAGAAAAGCCCGAAAAACCGAAAAGCGTGCTCGCCAATTAACTCCAGCTTTGCCCCGCCCCCCGCCACCGCCCCCACTCACCtgctctcgctctctctctcactCTCTATCTTCAATTGTGCAAGTGTATGTAAAAATGTGAGAGAAGAGAGCAAAAAAAACCACACTACGTGCGCGTAATAAAAAACGAGGTGGGTGGTGGGCGGGGGGTGGTGAAGGTGGCCTACCGTGCCAGCCCCCTCCCCTCCCCCCAAAAAtacaatatacatacatacagaaaTCTACCTATccgttgctgttgttgttgttgttacttGAAGGTTTTTTTCGGTGGGGGACAATCAATAAACACGAGAGCTGCGTGTGAAAAAGAGAGGCAGAGGCGGTGaaacagagagagagagatagCGGAGTGCAGGTGGAGAAAGGGGATctcgagagagagagagagcgagtgCAGAGAGAAGGGGGCTTGCGCATATGATTCAAATGCCGGTTTTGAGCGCACTTTTTTCCAAGTCTTAATTACCAAACAAGTGCATCGATCACTTAACTAATTAATTACTTCTTCTAATCAGCATTTAATTTACAAGATCATATCTGGGTTTGAAATTACGCCTAATTAGCGACAACCTTTTCAAAAAGTAACTGACAATGCAACTGCAGCTTGAGCTATCGACTCCTATCGATAATCGAAAATTGGGTCAGGGGCGACTGCCTTGCAAGATGCCAATCAGAATTTGCccatatattattacaaagcCAAAAAATGGTGAACaataaaaaacacaatttTTGGGGGCCAGTGTAGGAGTTGCAAACAGCAACAAAATCATATATACACCTCAACGATTTCAGGTGGCTGCAAAAGTATACacaaacaaaaatgtttatttaggCCAAATAAATTGAACAATTACATGGGCGAAAATccgaaaaaccgaaaaacctGTTTCTCTTTAAAAGTTTAAACAAAAGTGAAACATAAATCAATGATAAGCATGCGCTGTGCAGAAAGCCAATAAGTTTCTTTTATTGCTTTTGCGAGATGCCAACCAAAATTCGGCCATACATTATTTAAAACCCAAAAAACACAATTTTGGTTGCCCACTGTAGCAgttgaaaaataaacaacaattaCGGTTAAGCATACTGAGAaattaaacacaaaaacaaatatatttatttaagcgCAATTAATTAAACAGTTTACACgtccaaaaaacaaaaaaaaatgtaaacagaTAGTCCAATGTAAATTCCTGATAAAAATGGGGAGTACTATTATTCTCGGATTTTTAGATAGAATATTTAGTTTAAAAACATGAAAAAAATAGCTGAAAATCCAGTTAAagaaaaaatgcatttaaaatgtGGACTTAGACCTCGTTATTATTTAAAGTTCAAACAAAaccgaaaaataaaaagttgcTAAACATGCGCTGTGCACAATTCCAATTAGCTTAATTGCAGTAGTTCGTCTTATTGGCTTTTCAAATGTGTATCGCATGGAAAACAAAAATCGTTAAAATCTCAGTAAAAACGCTTTTCCCATCAAAATGTAATAACCGAATTTTTGTTAAAACATCAAAGTCCACgctaaatacaacaacaacaacaacaacagcaacaagaaAAACCTGCAGGAAAgtaacaaattaaatttggttTTAGCCATAAAGAGCGAAAGACAGGCAGAGGAAAAAGGCCAAGAAGAAATAGTAGGAGAAAAGCAGGAGGTGCAGGTGAAACAGGTGGACGCAGGAGATTcgccaccaaaaaaaaagaaaaacaacatCGCCCGCAGGTGACAGCCAAGCAGAAAGTCAGGTGAGTCCCACTTCGCATTCGAAGCCATTCCATTTCCACGGTTTTATGCCGATTCCGATTCTGCTGCCATTTCTGTTTGCCTCCCCGTGCGATTAAATATTTCACGCGCTTATCAATTGCTCAAGGGTTGGCATTGCTTGATAAACAAACACAACTAAAAAGCAAACAGAAATTAAATAAGCCAGCAAAGTCGCCTACTTAAGCAGGTGGGAGAGCCGGGTGAGGTGATATGGGGGTGCTGGGGGTGATATGGGGGTGCTGGGGGACCGCAGTGCTCAGGAATGTCAAGAGATATTCAGAAAAAGCGGTATAATACCCCTTTTGATAGCTGAATTGGGTTCTGGGCTAAAAAAATCTATGAATATATGGAAGAGAACTAATATAATCGATTATTATAGAGAAACACTCAAGAAATTAAACCATTAGAACCAGGAGTAACACTTACAAAGAATCGTACATAAAAGTAGAGCAGGTAAATATTATTGTTATGGAGTTTATCTTTCAGTCAGGTGATTTCCAGACACTTTTTTTATGCCTGTACCCAGGTATCCGAACATAAACTcgtaaattatttaaattgttttagGAACTTTTTATGatgcaataaataaattactgaaaaaatgaaaaaggtTTATCTAAGTTCATAAAAgatattaataatatggcACAAACTGGGTATGGGTAAACTTGGAACTTTTTGTGCAATAACAATGTATTCTGAGTGAAAAATACCGATATGTAAGGAGCTTGAGAATCTGAATATACTAATATACTGAATAATTTAAAGGATCCCAGAATTTCTGAGATTTTTTTTAGTGTAAATTTAGAACTTTAATCTAGAACTTTTAAAAACCGTGTTACTTTTATCCTTTCATCATTATGTTGTTATAAAATAACTGATATTTGATATGCTTTTTGTGCAATAACAATATAGTCTGAGTGACAAAAATACTGTTTGATAAGAAGCTTGAGAATCTGAATATACTAATATACTGAATAATTTAGTGTTTCCAGAATTTCTGTTAATTTTTTTAGTGTAAGCTTAGAACTTAAAACTAGAACTTGCTGAACCGTGTTGCATTTATCCTTTCATCATTATCTTGGTCTAAAATTTCTGAAGGGCTTTGAAAAACACCTAAAGCTAAAGTCCTTAGTTACATCTCAGGCTACATATTCCGTaatccaactacttttcttcTTTTGAAAATCCTCTTTTCTGCTTTCGCAACTGAAATCCCGATAACAGTCCTCGATGAGCTGTATTTGTAATTAATTCCATTTTGTATGCTTGGCATTTTCGCAACGAATGGGAACGAAAACCTGGCAATACAGTTGGCCAACAGGCGAGAGACAACCATCCATCAGCGGCAAAACACACAATTTCCAAGCCAAATTCAATTCCGAGTTAAGAGGGCGAGGTTGTGGGGCAGATacatagataaataaattggTGGCAGGGCGACTTCAATGCGTATTCGATTCAATGGGGCCCGGGGCCCACCATCCTTGAAAGGTCCTTATGCCGTTCCCTTTCCCCATTGTCGTAGGACGAGAGCGGATTCCCGTCATGTCCTCACGTTTCCTGGACCCGTAGAGCTTATGGCCCGGCTTAGTTTCAGCTGGGATTCCTCGTTTATTGATTGATTTTCCCCGTGGCTTCGACCAAACCATAATGGGCCGCGCTCTCGGGAATAAAAAGTCATCGATAATATTTTTGCCTGGCAATGGGAAATGATGTTCTAAAAATACAAAGCAAAATTTGTAGTAAAGCTCCGCccctccaaaaaaaaaaagaactatTGAAAAAGTTACCAGTCGGCTTTAAGGCCGTATTTTATTGACAAGAGTCCTTTGGCTTCCTTTCatgtttcatattttttaggTATCCCGAAACTGGAATTGACAAGGGTGAACGGCGGCACGTAAAAAACTCATCATAAAATCGAAAGGACAAAGGCGACGAAAAACGCTTTTTTATTGtcctcgttttttttttgggctttCTGTTTTTATTCCCGCCGATATATATCTTTCATTTCATTCTCTTTTATGCCAAACAATTGGCTGggaaaattgtttttcaattCTGATTCgcaattaatttttgcaaTCCAGAAATAGAACGCATCGCGTAAACAAAAGcaacgcggcgtatgcgcaatattCGCTGTGTATTCAATTTCCACCTGGCCGAAAAACATGAAAATCAGCTTTGGAAACTTAGTTGATATTATTAATTAGTTGCACAAGTTTTTGAGTTGCGGCGATAATGCCTCGAAACTCAGACGGATGTTGATAAATTATGTGTAAATATGAAATTTCCATGCCCAAACTGAGTCACACTCTTCAAAAAAGTTATTGCGCATAATTTGCGTATTCTTCAAAAAGTGGCCCACAAATTTTTTTCGGGGCTGCCTGAATAAATAATCATAATTTTTCCCCCTCTCCCCACGCCACCCCATCCAATCAAAGAAAAAAAGCGAAATGAAAAGAAATATTCACACAGcaaaaatttaattgtttGGCCAAAAGGAAAGAAGAAACGAACGGAACGAAAACGGCCAATAAAAGCCACGACCTTCGGCCAAGAAAAAGcgaacaaaaaattaaatcaaaccACCCAACACGGCCCTCTTTCTTTATGTACGTATGTACTATATATGTACGTAGTGCTCGGGGGGATCCAGATTTCTTTTCAGATTCGGGAAGCTCTTCAATAATTTGCTTTTTATGTCGTAGACGCAATTTTGTTCCACCAATTAGAATGGGAAAATCGATTCGAGACGGCCGCAGAATTTAGACACATTATTAACAGATgattcggttttttttttctaattgaaatttaattaaaaggtattttaaattaatacatGCATTCTAGAAAGGCTTCaggtttttttaatttttacattttactGATTTGAGACAGCCGTAGAATTCACACCCACTATATCAAATGGTTCTGTTTATTGTTGTAACTCAAGGGTActttaatgttttttattcttatttaccaatttatattaaatagtTGGACGCAATTTAGACGGATTTAagatttctttttatttaatacTTACTGATTTAAAATTGCCTCAGAATTTCTACACTTTTTTCAAAGAGGAAAATGTATTGTTTatgatattattaaatatttcttataatataatatttttttgttagctGGATTTAAGATTTACTGAGTATTTAATTTTTAGCTTTCTCGTAAAAAGCCACAGTGCCAAACCATTTTGTTTGTCAACTTCTGGCGCTTTTGTGAGCCAAGTGGGATTTAGTTGTCGTGTTTGCAGGAAGCCCCCTCCTCTTCCAGCTTCGTTTTCTTAGCTCATTTGATTATACGAACTTGGGAAGTTTTCCTtactttcctttttttttttttgttgccaTCTAAGACCTTTTCGAACTAATTAGGAGGGCAACCGCATTTTGCTTTGATGGCAGGGCCAAAGTTTCCATTGGCTTTCCTTCGCCTGATCCCAGTCATTTGGCCTGCTCGCTCCCTGGATACTTAACTTgattaagttttatttttcccacacatatatgtatacatatatataaacgATAAAGTTAGGGAGCCAAGATAAGCAGACGCGGCACGTGAGGCAAAAACTATTATTAGTTGACAGAGTTCAAAATAGATTAGTTATACGCCGTCGTCAGCCAATTAACTGCCGATCTACAAGCCCATTGATCCCATTCGATTCGGTTTCTCCATTTATCGGTGTCTCGATTTCAGTTTTCCCAGCTTGTCAATATGCCACAGATGTCAGTTCTTTGGGGGCAGCCGATGACAGGTCCCCTGAAATGTGTCATCGTCCAAAAGCGAACTAAAAGCTGGCCGCATTTTCATTTCGTTTCTGCCCGCTGCGGTTTATTAGTCGTAAATTTTGGACCTGCTTTTGTGCGAAAGCCATAAATTTCATTGTCTCTGTGTGGACTTTAATATGCACGGCATTTGTCTGCAGCTCAGCAGAAAAAGTGCTGAATGCCGAAATAAAAAACGACCCACGCACGCAGGATCTGCAAATACTTATATATAAAACATATATGTGTCAGCAGTCTGTTGAGAAGAGCAATGGTAATATTGTGGGTCAGATTGACCCACTGACTTCTCGTCTCGAGTCTGTCTCAATCTGAAATCCCCGGCGACTGATAACTTATCTGCCGCCCACTGACGCATTTGCCGCGGACTTACTTATATCTAAAGTCTTGGCTTATCACTATACATACACGTATATCTCCTATGTGCATGCTAAATAGGTTTGATTCGATGACGCCGTTTGCCTTAAACCGATTCAAATTCAGAGTGCTTTCAGtgttcatatttttattattaaaatggtAATACATCTGGAGGTTGCTAAAATAATAGGGGTTTTCTAAATGGTTTATATCTTAAGTAGGTCTAAGATCATAATAAGggatttttaatatatttattaaaaaatacttaaaagAAGTGCGAACCTATTAAGAAcggatttattttaaataaaaaaagtatggGGTTTCCGTTTAAAAGACCAATACTTTAATCTTCAACCGATTCAAATTCAGTGttcatattttcattattaaaatgGTAACAAATCTAAAGGTTGCTAAAATAATAGGGGTTTTCTAAATGGTTTTTATCTTAAGTAGGTCTAAGATCATCATAGGcgatttttaatatatttattgaaAGGTACTTTAAAGAAGTGTGAACCTATTAACAAaggatttatttaaaatacaaaaaagatGGGGTTTCCGTTCAAAAGAGCAATACTTTAATCTTCAACCGATTCAAATTAAGTGTTCATActttcattattaaaattgtatttaatggTAATACAAGTGGAGTTTTCTGGGTTTTCTAAAGGATTATATCTTAAGTAGGTCTAAGATCATAATATGTTTATTGAAAGCTTCTTTAAAGAAGTGTGGATCTATTAAtcaaattatttgtttttaaaaatggaacaCATGTTTAGTTCTTGTAGTATGGGGTCTCCGTTTTAAAGAGCAATACTTTACAGAATGCATTGaaataataaaacacaatAAAGTTGATAGCTTGTGTttggtaaaatatttttttgaatatatttaaaatatgataAAAATTGTAGGAAATTAGTCATAatatattcaatttaaactATCCAGTTTGCCTATCTCCAAGGTCGGAACTTATCATTATATCGTGTACTTGTGTGTATGTGCTGCCAAAATGAGTTTGATTTGATGACGCCTTTTGGCCGATGACACCTGCGGTTCCGAGTCCTCACTAATTAGAAAAACTTTTCTAGTACGATGGTAACTTTTAACTTTTGTTGATTGCGAAACTTTGCTTTTTATAGTGGCCAGGTGGGGGAAGGTTCGTTCTTATGGTTTTCAGAGGGTAGGGGGGATGGAAATGATTGACTGGCTGATGGGCACCGGCATTATCTGGCTGCTGTTGCCAGTCTATTTCCCTTACGGGCTGTCCCACTCACGCACTTTGCAGAGCTACTGCTTGCTATCTGACAAAACTTTGACTTTAATCGATTTAACAATTTTTCCCCTTAACCTCCATTGGGTTAAGCTCCCCTTCCCCCCGCTGAACCATTCCCCTGCCCGAAGGCCAGCTGACGAGCTTGTTGTGTTGCCCACAGGCAAACATCAAAAGTCAAGCAGCTGCGTGACGTCAATTGGAGCCACGAAGCGAAGGCCGCCGGAGTGGTGGtggcggtggtggtggtgggtgGCTCTTGTTTGCCCCCGTCTTATGGAGAGAGTGGTCAAAGGAACGACCCACACATCCCAAAACGGGCCGGCATTACTTCTATTTGCCCACGTTCAGTGTGTAATCTTTGGCCGCTTGACGAGTTACTCCCCAGTTACATTCATATAAATAGATTTTATATAAGTACACATGGCTGCGTTTCAAGAAATTGGAT
Protein-coding regions in this window:
- the LOC108009742 gene encoding putative methyltransferase C9orf114, with the protein product MPAAPAASNGRPTEPHKSWKKVNEERKALKRQRKQDKLLKELQQAQEAESQAEQAANGAQTKDKPNPSTLSIAVPGSILENAQSAELRAYVAGQIARAACIFRVNEVIVFDDVGIATARETKRSYEPDAEGTGTGTVRSSSLQLARILQYLECPQYLRKYFFPLHKDLKYSGLLNPLDTPHHLRMQSKFRYREGVICDKKAKEGHSYANVGLLNDVMVDKAIEPGVRVTVKMEPQNESSRKQRGTLVSPDEPRRETGVYWGYQVRIAHSLSEIFTKSPYDSGYDVTLGTSDRGTNVHDVPSQSYSFKHMLIVFGGLQGLESALANDEKLTVDDPELLFDHYVNVLPRQGSRTIRTEEALLIALAALQEKLKPEVADVETDLSDLLPKSEDTGISVRRDALVSKKQKKRKPMEDTPEAPVADEPAPPEPLPKVTRLTANPFGDPSASSGKITPVEDDFEVVSSTTVSGTKQSSANDDLSRFD